Proteins encoded in a region of the Nocardia asteroides genome:
- a CDS encoding class I SAM-dependent methyltransferase, translating to MTTNDWLADTRTSYDTVAVSYADQVRGALAGHQYLRAALALFADSVRVAGGGPVADVGCGPGEVTAHLHELGVDAFGVDLSPAMIDVARRDHPGLRFEVGSMTDLDLPVASVAGLLAWQSLIHIPDDEVPNVFGHFHRALRPGGPLQLLFHVGDESQLKTDGYGGHPMKVHVHRRQPDRVASWLRDAGFVVEAQMLLDPDAKAQQAILFARSKS from the coding sequence ATGACCACGAATGACTGGTTGGCCGACACCCGAACCTCTTATGACACGGTCGCGGTCAGCTATGCCGACCAAGTGCGCGGCGCCCTCGCCGGACACCAGTACCTTCGCGCGGCTCTGGCGTTGTTCGCCGACAGCGTGCGGGTCGCTGGCGGCGGGCCGGTCGCGGACGTCGGCTGCGGCCCCGGTGAAGTCACCGCCCACCTGCATGAGCTCGGTGTCGACGCCTTCGGTGTCGACCTCTCCCCGGCGATGATCGACGTGGCTCGGCGCGACCACCCCGGCCTGCGGTTCGAGGTGGGCTCGATGACGGACCTGGACCTGCCCGTCGCTTCGGTGGCCGGCCTGCTCGCCTGGCAGTCGTTGATCCACATCCCTGACGACGAGGTGCCGAACGTGTTCGGGCACTTCCACCGAGCATTGCGTCCCGGCGGACCGCTGCAGCTGCTGTTTCACGTCGGCGACGAGTCGCAGTTGAAGACCGACGGCTATGGCGGTCACCCGATGAAGGTCCATGTCCACCGCCGTCAGCCTGACCGGGTGGCATCCTGGCTGCGCGATGCCGGATTCGTGGTCGAGGCTCAGATGCTGCTCGACCCGGACGCGAAAGCTCAGCAAGCGATTCTTTTCGCACGCAGTAAGTCCTGA